The window CCAGTCGGACCTCGCCAACGCGAGCAAGGGCCAGAGCCAAAGTCAGAATCCGTCAACCGACTCCGCCGAACGTGAGGCAGCCCGTGGCCGCGACATAGCGAAGCAACGCGACCTCGCACAGGCCGAGCTGAAGCGTGCGAATGACGAACTCGCCAAGCTGCGCTCCCGCTTCGCCGAGCAGCCGATGCAGGAGGAAATGCGGAACCTGAATGGTAAGCTCCAGCAGACCGAGCGGGAACGTGCCGCGCTTGCCCAAGCCCTTTCCCAAAGCCAGAGCGAGACACGCGACGCCCGTGCGCAGGCCGAGGCGCTGAATGCCGAGCGCGGACGCCTCGCCCAGAAGGCCGCCGACCTGGAGCGGAATCTGGAACAGGAGCGCAAGATCCAGAGCGACGTCATCGCCGGCCAGCAGAAGCAACTCCGTGCGATGCAGGAGGAGCTTCGTGGAAAGAACGACGAACTCGCCCGCGCGAACCAGAAGATCGCCGGACTCGAAAGCGACATCGCTTCCTTGAAGAAGGATTTCGAAGTGCTGCGCGACGAGCGCGACGGCCTGCTCCGCGAGCGCGACCAGATGAAGGCGCTGCTCGCCAGCGAGGACGGCGACCGCATCCAGCAGGTCATCGACCAGAACATGGAACTCGCCCGGCAATTGCGCGAGTCGAATGAAAGGGTTGATCGCCTCAACCGCGATCACAATGCCACCCAGGACGAACTGATCGAGGCCATGCGCGACCTCGCGCTGGCGAAGGACAATATCAATGCCTTCAAGCGCGAGAAAGCCGCGCAGGACAATCGCATTGCCGAACTGGAGCGTCGCTTGCGCTCCGAGACGGCAGCGCTTGCCGCAAAGGATGCCGATCCAGCCGAGGCGGAGATGCTTCGCGCCATCCTTCAAAAGCAACTCCGCGTCCAGGAGCGCCGCCGCCAGGCGACCGAGATCCTGCTTGATGCCGTTGCAAAAATAGCGGAGTCCGACGAGAAGGTCAAAGATGCCGTGGGGCTTATGGCCGCTACCGAAATGGAGCTGACCCCGCAGGAGCTGGACATCGTGAAAGATCGCCGCGTCGATGGAGAATTCTTCTCTCCGGGGAGCCGTCCTCAGTCCGAAGTGGATGTCAGCATCGCGGAACTTGAAGGTGGCAATCGTCCCTACATCGACGCCTCCACCCGTGCCTTCGTGGCGGGTCGCTTCCAGTCGAGCCGTGAACTCTTCGAGATGGTGCTCGACCAGAATCCCGGCGACACCGGCACCATGTGCAAGCTGGGCGTGGTCCACCTGCGCCTCGACGAGCCACAGGATGCCGCGAAGGTTTTCCGCAACGCGGCGGTCATCGACAGCAACAATCCCTACGCCCACCGCATGCTCGGCTACTCGCTCATGCAGACGGGCGAGTATGGCGAGGCCCGCGAGGCGCTGCGCCGCAGCGTGGAACTCGCGCCCACTCATGCGGAAGGCCGCGTGGTGCTGGGCAAGCTCTGCTTCGACCTCGGGGAGGAAAGCGAGGCCGAGAAGGAATTCAAGGCGGCGATCGACTTCGACGGCGCGATGGCGGACCCGTATTTCAACCTCGCCTTCCTCTACGCCAAGCAGGGCAAGAAGAAGCAGGGGCTGGAATTCTACCGCAATGCACTCGAACGCGGTGCCGCTCCCGACCTCGCCCTGGAGAAGCGCCTGTCGAAGTGACGGTAGGTCTCCCCGTTAGGCGGAGGTAAAAGTCCACCGCCGGATGTGAAGGGAAGGTAAAGTTCCTCGCCGTCGCGGCGGGTCCGGAGCTTCGGTGACACTGTGAAAAAGCTCCTCCTTTTCGCGGCCACCATCCTCCCGGCATCGGCTGAAGTCTCCGCCCAACTCCCTGCCGAGTCCGCCACCACCCGCATCCTCCATGAAGGCGACCAAATCGTCCTGGAAGTGCACGACTCCGGCAACCACACGTGGCGCGTCCAGACCTCAGACACCCTCGGCACTTGGACGAATGGCGACACCCGCCGCGTCTTCAATGGCACGCTGCGCATCCCGATGCCCATCGAGGGGACGAAGCGCTTCTTCCGCCTGAATACGGACGAAGCAGGCGCGTTCGCCTCGGACTCGGACTCCGCCCTCCTGCTCCCCGCGACCTTTCTCAATCACGCCACCCCCGCCCTGCCCCCTCACCTGCTCACCCCCGCGATACGCGGGCAGGACAATACCCCGGTGAGCAATCCCACCACCAATGCCGGCGCGACGCTCGGGCGCGTGCTCTTCTACGACAAGCGCCTGTCGGCAAACCAAACCATCTCGTGCGCCTCATGCCATCAGGCCGCGCACGGCTTCTCGGACCCGCGGCGATTCAGCGTCGGCTTCGACGGCGGGCTGACCGACCGCAACTCGATGGGCCTGACAAACGCGAAGTATTACCTGCGAGAAAACTACTTCTGGGACGAGCGGGCGGCCACCTTGGAGGAGCAGGTGCTCCAGCCGATCCAGAACAGCATCGAGATGGGCATGACGCTCGACCTGCTGGTCACGCGGCTTTCCGCGGAGCCCTTCTACGGCGAGCTATTCATCGATGCCTTCGGCAGTGCCACGGTCAACAGCGACCGCATCTCGAAGGCGCTCGCACAGTTCGTCCGCTCGATCATCTCCGGCCAATCGAAGTATGACGCCGGTGTCGCCAGCGGCTTCACGAACTTCACCGCGCAGGAGAACCAGGGTCGCCAGATCTTCAATGGCGCGGGCAATTGCACCGCCTGCCACGGCAGCGACAACTTCGTGCCCGGCAATGCCATCTTCAACAACGGTCTGGAGAATCCCTACATCGACAAGGGCGTCGGCAGGGTGAGCGGGCTTCCGCAGGACGAGGGCCTCTTCAAGGTTCCGTCGCTGCGGAATATCGAGCTGACCGCGCCCTACATGCACGACGGGCGCTTCGCCACGCTCGAGCAGGTCGTGGACTTCTACAGCACGGGCGTGGTGAACCACCCGAATCTCTCGCCCCAGCTCCGCAATCCGCCCGGTGCTCCCGGAGCCGGCCAGCCCCGGCGACTGAATCTCACCACTGCGCAAAAGGCCGCCCTGGTCGCC of the Luteolibacter flavescens genome contains:
- a CDS encoding tetratricopeptide repeat protein, giving the protein MAGLSVTAQEQPGPMTPAKDAPSNFDPSDVYFQGWLLYRDSEKLQAEKKHAEALEKLLRARQLFESVSSYYPLWKPDMVKGRRSRTQEDIDRVAPLAMEENRVKNQAIAELEGGSRTGVIEGEPPRPLDSGLPVAPIQPIREIETLETRRIAELESRVQELQSDLANASKGQSQSQNPSTDSAEREAARGRDIAKQRDLAQAELKRANDELAKLRSRFAEQPMQEEMRNLNGKLQQTERERAALAQALSQSQSETRDARAQAEALNAERGRLAQKAADLERNLEQERKIQSDVIAGQQKQLRAMQEELRGKNDELARANQKIAGLESDIASLKKDFEVLRDERDGLLRERDQMKALLASEDGDRIQQVIDQNMELARQLRESNERVDRLNRDHNATQDELIEAMRDLALAKDNINAFKREKAAQDNRIAELERRLRSETAALAAKDADPAEAEMLRAILQKQLRVQERRRQATEILLDAVAKIAESDEKVKDAVGLMAATEMELTPQELDIVKDRRVDGEFFSPGSRPQSEVDVSIAELEGGNRPYIDASTRAFVAGRFQSSRELFEMVLDQNPGDTGTMCKLGVVHLRLDEPQDAAKVFRNAAVIDSNNPYAHRMLGYSLMQTGEYGEAREALRRSVELAPTHAEGRVVLGKLCFDLGEESEAEKEFKAAIDFDGAMADPYFNLAFLYAKQGKKKQGLEFYRNALERGAAPDLALEKRLSK
- a CDS encoding cytochrome-c peroxidase; protein product: MKKLLLFAATILPASAEVSAQLPAESATTRILHEGDQIVLEVHDSGNHTWRVQTSDTLGTWTNGDTRRVFNGTLRIPMPIEGTKRFFRLNTDEAGAFASDSDSALLLPATFLNHATPALPPHLLTPAIRGQDNTPVSNPTTNAGATLGRVLFYDKRLSANQTISCASCHQAAHGFSDPRRFSVGFDGGLTDRNSMGLTNAKYYLRENYFWDERAATLEEQVLQPIQNSIEMGMTLDLLVTRLSAEPFYGELFIDAFGSATVNSDRISKALAQFVRSIISGQSKYDAGVASGFTNFTAQENQGRQIFNGAGNCTACHGSDNFVPGNAIFNNGLENPYIDKGVGRVSGLPQDEGLFKVPSLRNIELTAPYMHDGRFATLEQVVDFYSTGVVNHPNLSPQLRNPPGAPGAGQPRRLNLTTAQKAALVAFLRTLTDTAVTTDTKLQDPFRYEAE